The following is a genomic window from Bacteroidales bacterium.
AGAACATTGTGGCTTTGCGAAGAAAATCATATCCAACGAATATCAAGCTACTTCGGCGAGAATGATGGTTTTGTTCCTCTGTACTTCGATTATCCCCCCTTCAATATCAAAATACTGCGGGTTACCCGTGGATTCCTCCACCCTGATGGTCCCCTTTTCAAGGGTAGAAATAATCGGGGCATGGTACTGAAGTACCTGAAACTGACCTTTGCTTCCAGGTACCTGGATCAGTTCTACTTTCCCTTCAAAA
Proteins encoded in this region:
- the atpC gene encoding ATP synthase F1 subunit epsilon — encoded protein: MHLEIVTPEKTLFEGKVELIQVPGSKGQFQVLQYHAPIISTLEKGTIRVEESTGNPQYFDIEGGIIEVQRNKTIILAEVA